From Amycolatopsis cihanbeyliensis, a single genomic window includes:
- a CDS encoding ABC transporter substrate-binding protein produces the protein MRVPMRRPGALAAAAAIAATAVAGCDSGGDDTIKIGSIAGLTGNFVTTDVVETAKQVFEDVNAAGGINGSQVEYIVKDDAGNPQRTAQVARELLDSDVVAMAGSASFTDCDVNGGFYNQARISSVMAIGASPKCFQSPNIAPVNVGPFTLMTAVLQYASEQLDAQRVCNFTVVLPGSEDAVNQALGRWSELTGKELVVNDLTVQQSGDMTPYLLRAKQERCDAVLFNPTEQLVVPWLQAASTQGMTDVDFLLLAPSYTDSVAEAASGLGLNVYAGSEFEPYTAESQANQEWRETVQRAESPATAFSQGGYLSATFMVEVLKTIEGEITRESVNQALRGMEPIEHPMLGTPWVFGEGESHAPNQASKIVRLEDGQWKVVTPDFITLPRD, from the coding sequence ATGCGAGTACCCATGCGACGGCCGGGAGCGCTGGCGGCGGCTGCCGCGATCGCGGCGACGGCCGTGGCCGGATGCGATTCCGGCGGCGACGACACGATCAAGATCGGCTCGATCGCCGGGCTGACCGGGAACTTCGTCACCACCGACGTGGTGGAGACGGCGAAGCAGGTGTTCGAGGACGTCAACGCGGCAGGCGGGATCAACGGCAGCCAGGTCGAGTACATCGTGAAGGACGATGCCGGTAACCCGCAGCGGACCGCGCAGGTGGCGCGGGAGTTGCTGGACTCCGACGTGGTGGCGATGGCCGGTTCGGCCAGCTTCACCGACTGCGACGTCAACGGTGGCTTCTACAACCAGGCGCGGATCAGCTCGGTGATGGCGATCGGGGCGAGCCCGAAATGCTTCCAGAGTCCGAACATCGCGCCGGTGAACGTGGGCCCGTTCACCCTGATGACCGCGGTGCTGCAGTACGCGTCGGAGCAACTCGATGCGCAACGGGTCTGCAACTTCACCGTGGTACTGCCGGGCAGCGAGGACGCGGTGAACCAGGCGCTGGGCCGGTGGTCGGAGCTGACCGGCAAGGAGCTGGTTGTCAACGACCTCACCGTGCAGCAGAGCGGCGACATGACGCCGTACCTGTTGCGTGCCAAGCAGGAGCGGTGCGACGCGGTGCTGTTCAACCCGACCGAACAACTGGTCGTCCCGTGGCTGCAGGCGGCGAGCACGCAGGGAATGACCGATGTGGACTTCCTGCTGCTCGCGCCGTCCTACACCGACAGCGTGGCCGAGGCCGCTTCCGGGCTCGGACTGAACGTCTACGCGGGCAGCGAGTTCGAGCCGTACACGGCCGAGAGCCAGGCGAACCAGGAATGGCGGGAGACCGTCCAGCGGGCCGAATCGCCCGCGACGGCGTTCTCCCAGGGAGGTTACCTCTCGGCGACGTTCATGGTGGAGGTGCTCAAGACGATCGAGGGGGAGATCACCAGGGAGTCGGTGAACCAGGCGTTGCGCGGGATGGAGCCCATCGAGCACCCGATGCTCGGCACGCCCTGGGTGTTCGGCGAGGGCGAGAGCCACGCGCCCAACCAGGCTTCGAAGATCGTGCGACTGGAGGACGGTCAGTGGAAGGTCGTCACCCCCGACTTCATCACCCTGCCAAGGGACTGA
- a CDS encoding ABC transporter permease subunit — translation MKSLTAARPPTLSLLLGGVAVLLVYLAASSYLTFLLTGAVVSIVVMQSFGVITGRAGVISLCQMSFAAIGAWTVGWANVGDVPGGFVVWLVLGGLAAVVAGLAIGLPALRLRGMSLAVATFAFATSLDVVFGAINFPGQDEFNFVARPEGFTSDSEYFVFAALVAAALFLLLWKLDRSRMGGVLIEIRHSERAAAAHGISVARGKLAAFALSAFIAGVAGGLMAGQLGVVSATNFTSATSVSFFAIALFIGTHNPEGALLGGLLGAVFPVLIDQVGIPQDLSAMFFGVAAILILRHGKSQTDDIRSRHRAKRAKRQAQEQAKPVAPARTEPVAARRPGNHESGVDTEGRPPVLETRELRVRFGNLVAVDGVTLSVPARTTVGLVGPNGAGKSTLVNAVTGFVDGYGGSVVLGGRALDGMPAHRRARAGVRRSFQQLRVPDALNVGMFLQVAAGKRLPKEEIDEQLAWFGCPPAYVPMEAVDVATRRLLEVAGLAAGAPPVLLLDEPAAGHSSGETRLLASRLAEIPERSDTSVLLIEHDIELVRAVCDELVVLDFGRVIAQGPPERVLREEAVLAAYLGGSDLNKTPETR, via the coding sequence ATGAAGTCCCTGACCGCTGCCCGCCCGCCGACCCTTTCCCTGCTGCTCGGCGGGGTGGCCGTGCTGCTCGTGTACCTGGCAGCCTCGTCGTACCTCACCTTCCTGCTGACCGGGGCCGTGGTGTCCATTGTGGTCATGCAGAGCTTCGGTGTGATCACCGGGCGGGCCGGGGTGATCTCGCTGTGTCAGATGTCCTTCGCCGCGATCGGCGCATGGACCGTCGGCTGGGCCAATGTCGGCGACGTTCCCGGCGGGTTCGTGGTCTGGCTGGTGCTCGGTGGACTGGCCGCGGTGGTCGCCGGCCTGGCCATCGGCCTGCCGGCGTTGCGGTTGCGCGGGATGAGCCTGGCCGTGGCCACCTTCGCCTTCGCCACCTCGCTGGACGTGGTGTTCGGCGCGATCAACTTCCCCGGGCAGGACGAGTTCAACTTCGTCGCCAGGCCCGAGGGCTTCACCTCCGACAGCGAGTATTTCGTGTTCGCCGCGCTGGTGGCAGCGGCACTGTTCCTGCTGCTGTGGAAGCTGGACCGCAGCCGGATGGGCGGTGTACTGATCGAGATCAGGCACTCCGAGCGGGCCGCGGCCGCGCACGGCATCAGCGTCGCGCGCGGCAAGCTGGCCGCCTTCGCGCTCAGCGCCTTCATAGCGGGGGTCGCGGGCGGCCTGATGGCGGGGCAGCTCGGGGTGGTCTCCGCGACCAACTTCACTTCGGCGACCTCGGTTTCCTTCTTCGCTATCGCCCTGTTCATCGGTACACACAACCCGGAAGGCGCGCTGCTGGGCGGCCTCCTCGGGGCGGTGTTCCCGGTGCTGATCGACCAGGTCGGTATCCCGCAGGATCTCAGCGCGATGTTCTTCGGCGTCGCGGCGATCCTGATTCTGCGGCACGGGAAGAGCCAGACCGACGACATCCGCTCCCGGCACCGCGCCAAGCGCGCCAAACGGCAGGCACAGGAGCAGGCGAAACCGGTGGCCCCGGCGCGGACCGAACCGGTGGCCGCGCGGCGACCCGGCAACCATGAGTCCGGAGTGGACACCGAGGGCCGGCCGCCGGTACTGGAGACGCGGGAACTACGGGTGCGCTTCGGCAACCTGGTGGCGGTGGACGGGGTGACCCTTTCCGTCCCCGCCCGCACCACGGTCGGGCTGGTCGGCCCGAACGGTGCCGGCAAGTCGACCCTGGTGAACGCGGTGACCGGGTTCGTGGACGGCTACGGCGGATCGGTGGTGCTCGGTGGCCGCGCGCTGGACGGCATGCCCGCGCACCGGAGGGCACGGGCGGGGGTGCGGCGCAGCTTCCAGCAACTGCGGGTCCCGGACGCGTTGAACGTCGGGATGTTCCTCCAGGTCGCCGCGGGCAAGCGGCTGCCGAAGGAGGAGATCGACGAGCAGCTGGCATGGTTCGGCTGCCCACCCGCCTACGTGCCGATGGAGGCCGTGGACGTGGCCACCCGCAGGCTGCTGGAGGTGGCCGGGCTCGCCGCGGGCGCGCCACCGGTACTGCTGCTGGACGAGCCCGCCGCAGGGCACTCCAGCGGCGAGACCCGGCTGCTCGCCTCGCGGCTGGCCGAGATCCCGGAGCGCTCGGACACCTCGGTGCTGCTGATCGAGCACGACATCGAGCTGGTCAGGGCGGTCTGCGACGAGCTGGTGGTGCTCGACTTCGGCAGGGTGATCGCGCAGGGACCGCCGGAGCGGGTGCTGCGGGAGGAGGCCGTACTCGCGGCCTACCTGGGGGGTTCTGATCTCAACAAGACCCCGGAAACCCGATAG
- a CDS encoding ABC transporter ATP-binding protein, whose protein sequence is MNLLEVEDVTIERSGLPVVRGVSLTVAEGKISVVLGANGAGKTSLLEGISGAVRVSSGQVRLAGQRIEKARPWRRARAGVAHVEQNRTVFRDLSVVDNLRAGCRRDASIEEAFELFPELGKQRSVAAGLLSGGEQQMLVLGRALLGRPKVLLIDEMSLGLAPMVIERLARAVGELAGTGVGVLLVEQFAALALSVADHAYVLARGEVVFQGERAELLDDEELLRALYLGDPTRSQV, encoded by the coding sequence ATGAACCTGCTCGAGGTCGAGGATGTGACGATCGAACGCTCCGGGTTGCCGGTGGTCCGTGGCGTGTCCCTGACCGTGGCCGAGGGGAAGATCTCGGTCGTGCTCGGGGCCAACGGGGCAGGCAAGACCTCCCTGCTGGAGGGCATCTCGGGCGCGGTCCGGGTTTCCTCCGGACAGGTCCGGCTGGCCGGGCAGCGGATCGAGAAGGCGCGGCCGTGGCGCCGGGCGCGCGCCGGGGTGGCGCACGTCGAGCAGAACCGCACCGTGTTCCGCGATTTGTCTGTTGTGGACAATCTCAGGGCGGGTTGCCGCCGGGACGCGAGTATCGAGGAGGCCTTCGAGCTGTTTCCCGAACTGGGCAAGCAGCGTTCGGTGGCCGCCGGGCTGCTTTCCGGCGGGGAGCAGCAGATGCTCGTGCTGGGCCGCGCGCTACTGGGCAGGCCGAAGGTGCTGCTGATCGATGAGATGTCGCTGGGCCTGGCGCCGATGGTGATCGAGCGGCTGGCCCGCGCGGTCGGCGAGCTTGCCGGCACGGGGGTCGGCGTGCTGCTGGTGGAACAGTTCGCCGCGCTCGCGCTCTCGGTGGCCGACCACGCCTACGTGCTGGCCAGGGGAGAGGTGGTCTTCCAGGGGGAACGTGCCGAACTGCTCGACGACGAGGAGCTGCTGCGCGCGCTCTACCTCGGTGACCCGACCAGGAGCCAGGTATGA
- a CDS encoding class II histone deacetylase has protein sequence MTTGYLYHEMFGWYDPGSAAGLFPPDPRQGVQPLWHFEHPDTKRRIHELVVVSGLIEELVRLSPRQATVREIERVHEREHIDRVRADSDRAGGDAGDGISPFGRGGYEIAALAAGAVLEGVDAVFDGRVDNAYALVRPPGHHALPGSGMGFCVFNNIAIAARHAQRVHGVRRIAVLDWDVHHGNGTQAVFYEDPDVLAISMHQDNVFPLDSGGVDETGAGAGEGSTVNLPLPPGTGDGGYEYAMRTVCLPAIRRFQPELLLVACGFDAGAMDPLGRQMVTSDGFRTLTELAMRVAGEVCEGRLVLSHEGGYNPAYVPFSGLAVLETLSGKRTVPDPFLPLVSAMARQDLQPAQRAAVDGVASAAELGEPVRG, from the coding sequence ATGACGACCGGCTACCTGTACCACGAGATGTTCGGCTGGTACGACCCGGGAAGCGCGGCGGGCCTGTTCCCGCCGGACCCGCGCCAGGGCGTGCAGCCGTTGTGGCATTTCGAGCATCCGGACACCAAACGCCGCATTCACGAGCTGGTAGTGGTTTCCGGGTTGATCGAGGAGTTGGTACGACTCTCACCGCGGCAGGCCACCGTGCGCGAGATCGAGCGGGTGCACGAGCGGGAACACATCGACCGCGTCCGTGCCGACAGCGACCGGGCAGGCGGGGACGCGGGCGACGGGATCTCGCCGTTCGGGCGTGGTGGGTACGAGATCGCCGCGCTGGCCGCCGGCGCGGTCCTGGAGGGGGTCGACGCGGTGTTCGACGGCCGGGTGGACAACGCCTACGCGCTGGTCCGGCCGCCGGGGCATCACGCGCTTCCCGGCAGCGGCATGGGCTTCTGCGTGTTCAACAACATCGCGATCGCGGCCCGGCACGCGCAGCGGGTGCACGGGGTGCGCCGGATCGCGGTGCTGGACTGGGATGTGCACCACGGCAACGGAACCCAGGCGGTGTTCTACGAGGACCCGGACGTGCTGGCGATCTCGATGCACCAGGACAACGTCTTCCCGCTGGACTCGGGTGGGGTCGACGAGACGGGAGCCGGTGCCGGCGAGGGCAGCACGGTGAATCTCCCGTTGCCGCCCGGAACGGGAGACGGCGGATACGAGTACGCGATGCGCACCGTCTGCCTGCCCGCGATCCGCCGTTTCCAGCCGGAACTGCTGCTGGTCGCCTGCGGTTTCGACGCGGGCGCGATGGACCCGCTCGGCAGGCAGATGGTGACCTCGGACGGGTTCCGGACGCTGACCGAGCTGGCGATGCGGGTGGCGGGCGAGGTGTGCGAAGGGCGGCTGGTGCTGTCGCACGAGGGCGGATACAACCCGGCGTACGTCCCGTTCTCCGGGCTGGCGGTGCTGGAGACCCTGAGCGGGAAGCGGACCGTGCCGGACCCGTTCCTGCCGCTGGTGAGCGCGATGGCGCGGCAGGACCTGCAACCAGCCCAGCGGGCGGCGGTGGACGGGGTGGCCTCGGCCGCGGAGCTCGGCGAGCCGGTGCGGGGGTGA
- a CDS encoding aldehyde dehydrogenase family protein — MARSLYIDGRWVEPEGGTTFRTLDPATEEPIEEVSMAGSPEVDAAVDAARRAMYAPGWRGLAPADRAGLLFRLADLIARHGAELAALETRDQGQPLDVARNVSVTGAVEHLRYYAGWVTKLEGAVTPIGYPDTLHYTRREPVGVCALITPWNFPLMIAVWKLAPALATGNTVILKPAEQTPLSTVRLVELAEEAGFPSGVVNLLTGDGTVGRALVEHQGVDKVSFTGSTEVGRSIVAASAGNLKRVTLELGGKTPSIIARDADVDAVVEGNLQGALLNSGQVCAAYSRFYVDRSRADEFISKLAAGGDRLRIGNGADGETQVGPLVSAEHLSKVENLVNAGVGEGAELVSGGDRAGERGYFYRPTVFAGVTDSMVIASTEIFGPVLPVLTYDGEDELAALAERANGTEYGLAAAVWTNDLSTAHRLAADIRAGSVFVNMPPVPDPAAPWGGFKASGWGREMGRYALDAYTEVKGVFVHHGGGGA; from the coding sequence ATGGCCCGCTCGCTGTACATCGACGGCCGCTGGGTTGAGCCCGAGGGCGGGACCACGTTCCGCACCCTCGATCCCGCGACCGAGGAGCCGATCGAGGAGGTGTCGATGGCTGGCAGCCCCGAGGTGGACGCCGCGGTCGACGCCGCGCGGCGCGCGATGTACGCGCCCGGCTGGCGCGGGCTCGCCCCCGCGGACCGGGCCGGGCTGCTGTTCCGGCTCGCCGACCTCATAGCGCGACACGGCGCCGAACTCGCCGCGCTGGAGACCAGGGACCAGGGTCAGCCACTGGATGTCGCCAGGAACGTCAGCGTCACCGGCGCCGTCGAGCACCTGCGCTACTACGCGGGCTGGGTGACCAAACTGGAGGGCGCGGTCACCCCGATCGGCTACCCGGACACCCTGCACTACACCCGCCGCGAGCCGGTCGGGGTCTGCGCGCTGATCACCCCGTGGAACTTCCCGCTGATGATCGCCGTCTGGAAGCTCGCACCGGCGCTGGCCACCGGGAACACCGTGATCCTCAAGCCGGCGGAGCAGACCCCGCTGAGCACTGTCCGCCTGGTGGAGCTGGCCGAGGAGGCCGGGTTCCCTTCCGGGGTGGTCAACCTGCTGACCGGGGATGGCACCGTCGGGCGGGCGCTGGTCGAGCACCAGGGGGTCGACAAGGTCTCCTTCACCGGCTCGACCGAGGTCGGGCGCTCCATCGTCGCCGCGAGCGCGGGCAACCTGAAGCGGGTCACCCTCGAGTTGGGCGGGAAGACCCCGAGCATCATCGCGCGCGACGCCGATGTGGACGCCGTGGTGGAGGGCAACCTGCAGGGCGCCCTGCTCAACAGTGGTCAGGTGTGCGCCGCCTACTCCCGCTTCTACGTGGACCGGTCCAGGGCCGACGAGTTCATCAGCAAGCTGGCCGCGGGCGGCGACCGGCTGCGGATCGGCAACGGAGCCGATGGTGAGACGCAGGTCGGTCCGCTGGTGTCCGCGGAACATCTGTCCAAAGTAGAGAACCTGGTCAACGCCGGGGTCGGCGAGGGCGCGGAACTGGTCAGCGGCGGCGATCGCGCTGGCGAGCGCGGCTACTTCTACCGTCCCACGGTGTTCGCCGGGGTCACCGACTCGATGGTCATCGCCTCCACCGAGATCTTCGGCCCGGTGCTGCCGGTGCTCACCTACGACGGGGAGGACGAGCTGGCCGCGCTCGCCGAACGGGCCAACGGCACCGAGTACGGGCTGGCCGCGGCGGTATGGACCAACGACCTCTCCACCGCGCACCGGCTCGCCGCGGACATCCGGGCCGGCTCGGTCTTCGTGAACATGCCACCCGTCCCGGACCCGGCCGCGCCTTGGGGCGGCTTCAAGGCCAGCGGATGGGGCCGGGAGATGGGGCGCTACGCGCTGGACGCCTACACCGAGGTCAAAGGGGTCTTCGTACATCACGGCGGAGGTGGTGCATGA
- a CDS encoding primary-amine oxidase, whose translation MTATTSTLHPLDPLTAAEIDRVRTVLTEAGRCGESTRYASVLPLEPPKAEVRAHRPGQPCTRRAQAVLLDVRTGGCAEATIDLIAGTLLSHRELDVEHRPYGQPAVLIEEYDRCADLVKADPRWQQAMARRGITDTTHAFVAPLAPGFFDRPDERGRRLLRGLTFLREHTEDSPWAHPVEGLLATVDLIAGEVIELDDAGEVPVPYRHGNFDPASVGPARTSLKPLEISQPEGPSFRVRGSEVEWESWRLRVGFNPREGLTLHQVSFTEDGEPRPVLYRASIAEMVVPYGDPAPWRRWISYFDAGEYLLGKNANSLKLGCDCLGVIHYLDAVVAGDHGEPVVIPQAICLHEEDHGILWKHTNVLTGAVETRRSRRLVISFFTTIGNYDYGFYWYFYLDGRIELEVKATGVVFCGAAHPGTESPYATEIAPGLMAPVHQHLFCARLDMEVAGQRNSVEEIDVLGVPVGPDNPYGNAFTTRTTPLRRESEAARPADPAAGRVWRVFSPDSRGELGRPRGYQLVPRPGPTLLARPEAAVHQRATFATRHLWVTRYSEDERFPAGDYPNQHAGGAGLPAWTAADRDLTGTDLVLWHVFGPTHVPRPEDWPVMPVDTCGFTLKPVGFCDRNPALDLPAPGCHPSAKEDS comes from the coding sequence ATGACCGCGACCACGAGCACTCTCCACCCGCTCGACCCGCTGACCGCGGCCGAGATCGACCGCGTGCGCACCGTGCTCACCGAGGCCGGCCGCTGCGGCGAGAGCACCCGGTACGCCTCGGTGCTGCCGCTGGAACCACCGAAAGCCGAGGTGCGCGCGCACCGGCCGGGGCAACCGTGCACCAGGCGGGCGCAGGCGGTGCTGCTGGACGTGCGCACCGGCGGTTGTGCCGAGGCGACGATCGACCTGATCGCCGGGACGCTGCTGTCCCACCGCGAGCTGGACGTCGAGCACCGGCCCTACGGGCAACCGGCGGTCCTGATCGAGGAGTACGATCGCTGCGCCGACCTGGTCAAGGCCGATCCGCGCTGGCAGCAGGCGATGGCCCGGCGCGGCATCACCGACACCACGCACGCCTTCGTCGCGCCACTGGCTCCCGGGTTCTTCGACCGGCCGGACGAGCGCGGGCGGCGGCTGCTGCGCGGGCTCACCTTCCTGCGCGAGCACACCGAGGACAGCCCGTGGGCGCACCCGGTGGAAGGGCTGCTGGCCACCGTCGACCTGATCGCGGGCGAGGTGATCGAACTCGACGACGCCGGGGAGGTCCCGGTCCCCTACCGGCACGGCAACTTCGACCCGGCTTCGGTCGGGCCCGCGCGGACCAGCCTGAAGCCGCTGGAGATCAGCCAGCCCGAGGGCCCCAGCTTCCGGGTACGCGGCAGCGAGGTGGAGTGGGAGAGCTGGCGGTTGCGGGTCGGGTTCAACCCGCGCGAGGGCCTCACCCTGCACCAGGTCTCCTTCACCGAGGACGGGGAACCGCGGCCGGTGCTCTACCGCGCCTCGATCGCCGAGATGGTGGTCCCCTACGGCGATCCGGCGCCGTGGCGCCGGTGGATCAGCTACTTCGACGCCGGCGAGTACCTGCTCGGCAAGAACGCGAACTCGCTGAAGCTCGGCTGCGACTGCCTCGGCGTGATCCACTACCTGGACGCCGTTGTCGCCGGGGACCACGGCGAGCCGGTGGTCATCCCGCAGGCCATCTGCCTGCACGAGGAGGATCACGGGATCCTGTGGAAGCACACCAACGTCCTCACCGGCGCGGTGGAGACCCGCCGCTCCCGGCGGCTGGTGATCTCCTTCTTCACCACCATCGGGAACTACGACTACGGCTTCTACTGGTACTTCTACCTGGACGGCCGGATCGAGCTGGAGGTCAAGGCCACCGGGGTCGTGTTCTGCGGGGCCGCGCACCCCGGTACGGAAAGCCCGTACGCCACCGAGATCGCCCCCGGGCTGATGGCGCCGGTGCACCAGCACCTGTTCTGCGCCCGGCTGGACATGGAGGTGGCCGGGCAGCGCAACTCGGTCGAGGAGATCGACGTGCTGGGTGTGCCGGTCGGGCCGGACAACCCGTACGGCAATGCCTTCACCACCCGGACCACCCCGCTGCGCCGGGAGTCGGAGGCCGCCAGGCCCGCGGACCCGGCGGCGGGCCGGGTGTGGCGGGTGTTCAGTCCGGACAGCCGCGGCGAGCTCGGCAGACCACGGGGTTACCAGCTGGTGCCCCGGCCCGGCCCCACCCTGCTGGCCCGGCCGGAGGCGGCCGTGCACCAGCGCGCCACCTTCGCCACCAGGCACCTGTGGGTCACCCGGTATTCCGAGGACGAGCGGTTCCCCGCCGGGGACTACCCGAACCAGCACGCGGGTGGGGCCGGCCTGCCGGCGTGGACCGCCGCGGACCGGGACCTCACCGGAACCGATCTGGTGCTGTGGCACGTGTTCGGCCCCACCCACGTGCCCCGGCCGGAGGACTGGCCGGTGATGCCGGTGGACACCTGCGGCTTCACGCTCAAGCCGGTGGGCTTCTGCGACCGCAACCCCGCACTGGACCTACCGGCACCGGGGTGCCACCCATCCGCCAAGGAGGATTCATG